A region of Pseudomonas saponiphila DNA encodes the following proteins:
- a CDS encoding FadR/GntR family transcriptional regulator — MNSITRAVPELALQAIRQLIIERGFGPGDALPSQRELAVQLGVSRASLREALSSLSALGMISVQPGKGVFVQVPETVPAGAGLSWPFAAQASPVDIFQLRYALEGFAAGLAAVTLTADELDALEDNVQAMRSELRAGDFEAAARLDFEFHQKILLASGNQAMLSILSASAEIFLESQKLPFIRPERAMETWQEHRKILRALVRHASGAAQKAMQEHVRNAALRTGIAFVTPASA; from the coding sequence ATGAATTCGATCACCCGTGCCGTACCCGAACTGGCCCTGCAAGCCATTCGCCAATTGATCATCGAACGGGGCTTTGGCCCGGGGGATGCGCTGCCCTCGCAGCGGGAGCTGGCGGTGCAATTGGGGGTCAGTCGGGCGTCGCTGCGCGAGGCTCTGTCATCCTTGAGTGCCCTGGGGATGATCAGTGTGCAGCCGGGCAAGGGGGTGTTCGTCCAGGTGCCTGAAACGGTTCCGGCCGGTGCCGGATTGAGCTGGCCGTTCGCCGCCCAGGCCTCGCCGGTGGATATCTTTCAGCTGCGTTATGCCCTGGAGGGGTTCGCTGCGGGCCTGGCGGCGGTGACCCTGACCGCCGATGAGCTGGATGCCCTGGAAGACAATGTGCAGGCCATGCGCAGTGAGTTGCGGGCCGGGGATTTCGAGGCGGCGGCGCGGCTGGACTTCGAGTTTCACCAGAAGATCCTCCTGGCCAGCGGCAATCAGGCGATGCTGAGCATCCTCAGCGCCAGTGCCGAGATCTTCCTGGAGAGTCAGAAGCTACCGTTCATCCGACCCGAGCGGGCCATGGAAACCTGGCAGGAGCATCGCAAGATCCTCCGGGCCCTGGTCCGGCATGCTTCCGGAGCGGCGCAAAAGGCCATGCAGGAGCATGTGCGCAATGCTGCCCTGCGCACTGGAATCGCCTTTGTGACCCCCGCGTCTGCCTGA
- the trxA gene encoding thioredoxin TrxA: protein MSSDLIKHVSDASFETDVLKAEGAVLVDYWAEWCGPCKMIAPVLDEIAETYKGKLTVAKLNIDENSETPAKHGVRGIPTLMLFKNGNVEATKVGALSKSQLAAFLDANI, encoded by the coding sequence ATGAGCAGCGATCTTATCAAACACGTCAGCGACGCCAGCTTCGAGACCGACGTACTCAAAGCCGAAGGCGCTGTACTGGTCGACTACTGGGCTGAGTGGTGCGGCCCATGCAAGATGATCGCTCCGGTTCTGGACGAAATTGCTGAAACCTACAAAGGCAAATTGACCGTTGCCAAGCTGAACATCGACGAAAACTCGGAAACCCCGGCCAAGCATGGTGTGCGTGGCATCCCGACTCTGATGCTGTTCAAGAACGGCAATGTCGAGGCCACCAAGGTCGGCGCACTGTCCAAGTCGCAACTGGCCGCTTTCCTCGACGCCAACATCTAA
- a CDS encoding transporter substrate-binding domain-containing protein has product MTKRCCALLSALFASLLLSQAPAQASALDDVIARGTLKVAVPQDFPPFGSVGPDMQPRGLDIDTARLLAEQLKVKLELTPVNSTNRIPFLTTGKVDLVISSLGKNPEREKVIDFSRAYAPFYLAVFGPPDAAIASLDDLKGKTISVTRGAIEDIELTAVAPQGATIKRFEDNNSTIAAYLAGQVDLIASGNVVMVAISQRNPKRIPAMKIKLKDSPVYVGVNKNQPELLDKVNQILTAAKADGALEKNSQQWLKEPLPADL; this is encoded by the coding sequence ATGACCAAACGCTGTTGCGCCCTGCTCTCTGCCCTGTTCGCCAGCCTGCTGCTGAGCCAGGCCCCGGCCCAGGCCAGTGCCCTGGACGACGTGATCGCCCGCGGCACCCTCAAGGTGGCCGTGCCCCAGGATTTCCCGCCGTTCGGTTCGGTGGGCCCGGACATGCAGCCCCGCGGCCTGGACATCGACACCGCCCGCCTGCTGGCCGAACAGCTCAAGGTCAAGCTGGAACTGACCCCGGTGAACAGCACCAACCGCATTCCATTCCTCACCACCGGCAAGGTCGACCTGGTGATTTCCAGCCTCGGCAAGAACCCGGAACGGGAAAAGGTCATCGATTTCTCTCGGGCTTACGCACCCTTCTACCTCGCGGTGTTCGGCCCGCCCGATGCCGCCATCGCCAGCCTCGACGACCTCAAGGGCAAGACCATCAGCGTCACCCGTGGCGCCATCGAAGACATCGAGCTGACCGCCGTGGCGCCCCAGGGCGCGACCATCAAGCGCTTCGAGGACAACAACTCGACCATCGCCGCCTACCTCGCCGGCCAGGTCGACCTGATCGCCAGCGGTAACGTGGTGATGGTCGCCATCAGCCAGCGCAACCCGAAGCGCATCCCGGCGATGAAGATCAAGCTCAAGGACTCGCCGGTCTACGTCGGGGTCAACAAGAACCAGCCGGAGCTGCTGGACAAGGTCAACCAGATCCTCACTGCCGCCAAGGCCGACGGCGCTCTGGAGAAAAACTCCCAGCAGTGGCTCAAGGAGCCGCTGCCGGCCGACCTTTGA
- the ubiD gene encoding 4-hydroxy-3-polyprenylbenzoate decarboxylase, with product MQYRDLRDFISGLEQRSELKRIQVPVSPVLEMTEVCDRTLRAKGPALLFENPTGYDIPVLGNLFGTPERVALGMGADAVSELREIGKLLAFLKEPEPPKGLKDAWSKLPIFRKIISMAPKVVKDAVCQEVVIEGDDVDLGMLPVQTCWPGDVGPLITWGLTVTKGPNKDRQNLGIYRQQVIGRNKVIMRWLSHRGGALDYREWCEKHPGQPFPVSVALGADPATILGAVTPVPDSLSEYAFAGLLRGNRTELVKCRGNDLQVPASAEIVLEGVIHPGEMADEGPYGDHTGYYNEVDSFPVFTVERITHRIKPIYHSTYTGRPPDEPAILGVALNEVFVPILQKQFPEITDFYLPPEGCSYRMAVVTMKKQYPGHAKRVMLGVWSFLRQFMYTKFVIVTDDDINARDWNDVIWAITTRMDPKRDTVMIDNTPIDYLDFASPVSGLGSKMGLDATHKWPGETTREWGRVIVKDEAVTRRIDAIWNQLGID from the coding sequence ATGCAGTATCGCGACTTGCGCGACTTTATCAGCGGCCTGGAACAGCGCTCGGAACTCAAGCGCATCCAGGTCCCGGTGTCCCCAGTGCTGGAAATGACCGAGGTCTGCGATCGCACCTTGCGCGCCAAAGGCCCGGCCCTGCTGTTTGAAAACCCCACCGGTTACGACATTCCCGTGCTCGGCAACCTGTTCGGCACCCCCGAGCGCGTGGCCCTGGGGATGGGCGCCGATGCGGTCAGCGAGCTGCGCGAGATCGGCAAGTTGCTGGCCTTCCTCAAGGAGCCGGAGCCGCCCAAGGGCTTGAAGGATGCCTGGTCCAAGCTGCCGATCTTCCGCAAGATCATTTCCATGGCGCCCAAGGTGGTCAAGGATGCGGTGTGCCAGGAAGTGGTGATCGAGGGCGACGACGTCGACCTGGGCATGCTGCCGGTGCAGACCTGCTGGCCCGGTGACGTCGGGCCGCTGATCACCTGGGGCCTGACCGTGACCAAGGGGCCGAACAAGGACCGGCAGAACCTGGGCATCTATCGCCAGCAGGTGATTGGCCGCAACAAGGTGATCATGCGCTGGTTGAGCCACCGTGGCGGCGCGCTGGATTACCGCGAGTGGTGCGAGAAGCACCCGGGCCAGCCGTTCCCGGTGTCCGTGGCCCTGGGCGCGGACCCGGCAACCATTCTCGGCGCGGTGACCCCGGTGCCGGACAGCCTTTCCGAATACGCCTTCGCCGGCCTGCTGCGGGGCAACCGCACCGAGCTGGTGAAGTGCCGCGGCAACGACCTGCAGGTTCCGGCCTCCGCGGAAATCGTTCTCGAAGGGGTGATTCACCCCGGTGAAATGGCCGATGAAGGTCCGTACGGCGACCACACCGGTTACTACAACGAAGTCGACAGCTTCCCGGTGTTCACCGTGGAGCGCATCACCCATCGCATCAAGCCGATCTACCACAGCACCTATACCGGGCGGCCACCGGATGAGCCGGCGATCCTCGGCGTGGCGCTGAACGAAGTGTTCGTGCCGATCCTGCAGAAGCAGTTCCCGGAGATCACCGACTTCTACCTGCCACCCGAGGGCTGCTCCTACCGCATGGCGGTGGTGACCATGAAGAAGCAGTACCCGGGGCACGCCAAGCGCGTGATGCTGGGTGTCTGGTCGTTTTTGCGACAGTTCATGTACACCAAGTTCGTTATCGTCACCGACGACGATATCAATGCCCGGGACTGGAACGATGTGATCTGGGCCATCACCACGCGCATGGACCCCAAGCGCGACACGGTGATGATCGACAATACCCCGATCGACTACCTCGACTTCGCCTCGCCGGTATCCGGCCTGGGTTCGAAGATGGGGCTCGACGCCACTCACAAGTGGCCCGGAGAAACCACCCGAGAGTGGGGCCGGGTCATCGTCAAGGATGAGGCGGTCACCCGCCGGATCGATGCCATCTGGAATCAGTTAGGAATAGATTGA
- a CDS encoding CDP-6-deoxy-delta-3,4-glucoseen reductase produces the protein MRVTLQPSGAVLETLPGERILDAARRLGYECPQSCRNGNCHVCAALLVEGSVQQAGDVRDHGEFYTCIAEPLEDCIVLWDGVLALGELPVRSLSCQLTECLEVGGDVWRVRLRAPAGKPPRYHAGQYLMLERDNGEKSAFSLASAPHCGRDLELHVLVRENSAQSLMQQLQRERIARVEMPFGDTHLAELPDGPLVLIAAGTGMAQMHSLIEHCRAKGFKHPVHLYWGVRRPEDFYQLEHWDEWQQLPNLYLHKVVSDLCGWEGRCGMLHEAVCEDITDLSAVHVYASGSPAMIYATLDALVNAGMDAHQMRADVFAYAPRP, from the coding sequence ATGCGTGTAACCTTGCAGCCCTCCGGAGCGGTGCTTGAGACGCTGCCCGGCGAGCGGATTCTCGATGCGGCGCGGCGCCTGGGCTATGAATGCCCGCAAAGCTGTCGCAATGGCAACTGCCATGTGTGTGCGGCGCTGCTGGTGGAGGGCAGCGTGCAGCAAGCCGGCGATGTGCGTGATCACGGCGAGTTCTACACTTGCATTGCAGAGCCGCTGGAAGACTGCATCGTGCTGTGGGATGGCGTCCTTGCGCTGGGAGAGTTGCCGGTGCGCAGCCTGTCGTGTCAGCTCACTGAATGCCTGGAAGTCGGCGGCGATGTCTGGCGGGTCAGGCTGCGGGCTCCGGCCGGCAAGCCACCCCGCTATCACGCTGGCCAGTACCTGATGCTGGAACGCGATAACGGCGAGAAGTCGGCGTTCTCCCTGGCTTCGGCGCCCCATTGCGGGCGGGACCTGGAGTTGCACGTGCTGGTGCGCGAAAACAGTGCGCAAAGCCTGATGCAGCAGCTGCAACGCGAGCGCATTGCGCGGGTCGAGATGCCGTTCGGCGATACCCACCTGGCCGAGCTGCCGGACGGTCCGCTGGTGCTGATCGCCGCCGGGACCGGCATGGCGCAGATGCACAGCCTGATCGAGCACTGCCGGGCCAAGGGCTTCAAGCACCCGGTGCACCTGTATTGGGGCGTGCGTCGGCCAGAGGACTTCTACCAGCTGGAACACTGGGATGAATGGCAGCAGTTGCCCAACCTGTACCTGCACAAGGTGGTCAGCGACCTGTGCGGCTGGGAGGGACGCTGCGGCATGCTGCACGAGGCGGTGTGCGAGGACATCACCGATCTGTCGGCGGTGCACGTCTATGCCAGCGGCTCGCCGGCCATGATCTACGCCACCCTGGACGCGCTGGTGAATGCCGGGATGGACGCTCATCAGATGCGGGCCGACGTGTTCGCCTACGCTCCGCGCCCCTGA
- the rho gene encoding transcription termination factor Rho, with protein sequence MNLTELKQKPITELLELAEQMGIENMARSRKQDVIFSLLKKHAKSGEEISGDGVLEILQDGFGFLRSSDASYLAGPDDIYVSPSQIRRFNLRTGDTIVGKIRPPKEGERYFALLKVDTINYDRPENAKNKILFENLTPLFPTVRMKMEAGNGSTEDLTGRVIDLCAPIGKGQRGLIVAPPKAGKTIMLQNIAANITRNNPEVHLIVLLIDERPEEVTEMQRTVRGEVVASTFDEPPTRHVQVAEMVIEKAKRLVEHKKDVVILLDSITRLARAYNTVIPSSGKVLTGGVDAHALEKPKRFFGAARNIEEGGSLTIIATALVETGSKMDEVIYEEFKGTGNMELPLDRRIAEKRVFPAININKSGTRREELLTADDELQRMWILRKLLHPMDEVAAIEFLVDKLKQTKTNDEFFLSMKRK encoded by the coding sequence ATGAATCTGACTGAACTCAAGCAAAAGCCGATTACCGAACTGCTCGAATTGGCCGAACAGATGGGCATAGAAAATATGGCCCGTTCGCGCAAGCAGGACGTGATTTTCTCCCTGCTGAAAAAGCACGCGAAAAGCGGTGAGGAAATCTCCGGTGATGGCGTGCTGGAGATCCTCCAGGACGGCTTCGGCTTCCTTCGCTCCTCCGACGCCTCCTACCTGGCCGGCCCGGACGATATCTACGTCTCGCCAAGCCAGATCCGTCGCTTCAACTTGCGCACCGGTGACACCATCGTTGGCAAGATCCGTCCTCCCAAGGAAGGCGAGCGTTACTTCGCGCTGCTCAAGGTCGATACCATCAACTACGACCGTCCCGAGAACGCCAAGAACAAGATTCTGTTCGAAAACCTGACGCCGCTGTTCCCGACCGTGCGCATGAAGATGGAAGCCGGCAACGGTTCCACCGAAGACCTGACCGGCCGTGTCATCGACCTGTGCGCGCCGATCGGCAAGGGCCAGCGCGGTCTGATCGTTGCTCCGCCGAAGGCGGGCAAGACCATCATGCTGCAGAACATTGCGGCGAACATCACGCGCAATAACCCGGAAGTTCATCTGATCGTGCTGTTGATCGACGAGCGTCCGGAAGAAGTGACCGAGATGCAGCGCACCGTGCGTGGCGAAGTGGTTGCTTCCACCTTCGACGAGCCGCCAACCCGTCACGTGCAAGTGGCCGAGATGGTGATCGAGAAGGCCAAGCGCCTGGTCGAGCACAAGAAGGACGTGGTGATCCTGCTGGACTCCATCACCCGTCTGGCCCGTGCCTACAACACCGTGATCCCGAGCTCCGGCAAGGTCCTGACCGGTGGTGTCGATGCCCACGCCCTGGAGAAACCGAAGCGTTTCTTCGGCGCCGCGCGCAACATCGAAGAAGGCGGCTCGCTGACCATCATCGCTACCGCGCTGGTTGAAACCGGCTCGAAGATGGATGAAGTGATCTACGAAGAGTTCAAGGGTACCGGCAACATGGAGCTGCCCCTGGACCGCCGTATTGCCGAGAAGCGCGTATTCCCGGCCATCAACATCAACAAGTCCGGCACTCGCCGTGAAGAGCTGCTGACTGCCGATGACGAGCTGCAGCGCATGTGGATCCTGCGCAAGCTGCTGCATCCGATGGATGAAGTCGCTGCCATCGAGTTCCTGGTCGACAAGCTGAAACAGACCAAGACCAACGATGAGTTCTTCCTGTCGATGAAGCGCAAGTAA